Genomic DNA from Mobula birostris isolate sMobBir1 chromosome 21, sMobBir1.hap1, whole genome shotgun sequence:
TATACATATAAAATTACATTTGTTATATGTTATCTTAAAATTAGGTGGcaaggtggagatatgtctctaccaaaggaggtgtaaggcactccttccctccgctagcctgcagatcacccttgggaaaggtgtagcacctgcttagccccgatcagggtcacgtgcagCCACTGCAGAAGGTGAAATGCAAACAGTGAAACCACCTATGTGGTAACAGAACCAAAGACTGGGAAATAACTGCCTACCAGGATCATATATAGATTTATCTTTAATTATTGTTGGCCATCTGTTTTTTGATGATTCATGGTATTCACAAAGACAGCTATCTGAGAAACCAATTACATTAAAGAATTATTCATAGCAAACCAGGAAGCAATTTTTACAATTAACTTCCTAAACATTATATCAGATATTAAATAAAGATTGAAGTGGATATTTGATCAAAGTAGAAGATGAACAAtgataaataatttaaaatattttattttaagtATTTCAAAAATATCAGTCTGAGAGATATACAATTCACATACAAAAATTAGATTTTACAGACTAtgagaatttttaaaattctggCATAGCCCACCATTGATAACTTAGAACAAATGCAATAAAATGCCAGACTACTCTGAAATGTTTTTCCATTCACATGAATTCAATTATTTTACATTGATTTGATTGGAGATGATTGCAAAGGCCACTGTCTTAGAGGGAAATTAAATCTGCTCAAACTACATatacataaaaatcacaaagttgCAGTCAGTTTTATGGTGCAATTTTGCCTTAAAAATCCAGACCTAGAAACTATGAAGAAAACATAATGCTTGAAATTATACTGTATTTATAGAAAAAAATTAAACATAATATATGACAAGTTTGGTGTCATTGCTAATCTACCTGTTACAAAGAATTGATTCAACATTGACATAATCACTTTTTTGTACTCTTCCCTTTGGAGATGAACTATTTTTAGACGGTCTGAGAGGTGGCTCCTGAACTGCCTGCTTTGGCACAGCATAGTCATCTGCAGAAGGATCGTATGGATATTCATAACCAAAGTCGTGCAATCTACCTTGTATTTTCCATGCTTCACTCAATTCTTTTGCTTCCTCGTAAAGCGATGAATCATCATTAACTTCATACACATGCTCATTCCTGTTGCAACTTGTTTGTTGGTGAAGTACATTTTTGGAATTTGACATATTTGGTCCACTATACACAGTATCATAAAGAGAGTCAGAATGCTCAGTCGATATGATAGAAGGAATGTTCTTTTCAACAAAACTATTCTCATTGTTAGATGAACGTACTTTGCTGGGAAGCATAACAAAAGACCCACTGATGTGGTTTGGTTGGATAGCCCCTCTGTGAGATGTAACGCTATTTTGCTGCCTTCCTACTTGTCTTGGTATGGATGTATTACAACTTGGTAGTTCCAAGGGAAGTGTCAAGTGAATCCCTCCTGGATTTGTTTCTGAATTTAGTGTAGTTCTATTTTCCAGTGTGTCTGCTGATAACTTAGCAGTTCCTTCACTATGTGATGCCAATAGAGGAGGTGATGGGAAACTGTACTGAAACCTGACTGGTGACTTGCTCAGGGGACTACGTGTCCAATAATCTGGGGAAGCGTCACAACACAAGCTCTGCATTCCTTCAGAAATATCTGATATCGCAGAAGATAATCTTTTGGATAGTTGAGATTTATTTATAGCAGCATGCTCCTGTGCACAACCTGAATATGGCCTGTGAGTAGCAGAATCCACAGCAAGTAAGTTGTAGCTTTCTGAAGGATCAGAATTGCATTGTTCTTCATTGTTGGACTTCCGATTTGATACAGCAGTATTTACAGACGCAAAAATCTGTTTGCCTTGGTTGGTTTCAAACTCAAACTTCCCTGGACCAGATTTACATCTCCTTCCAGATTCAATTGAAAATATTCCCTGAAAAATATAAATGTTATTGAACATGAAATTGCAATTAAAGCATTTTTTGGTTCATAGAATGTGACATTAAGAGCAAGAATAGTATGTACTACCCATTTCCAACAGTATAATACGGGCTGGAACTAACACCCTTCACTTTATAAATACACTAGTACATTTTTTCCCCTTAACGGTTGATATGCTTCAATTGGTATGTCAAGCTCCATTTTGAGATTATTAAAAATCTGGTAAATGTTCTGCTGTTTTCTGTCAGTTAGAAGGTCCTGAGTATTGAAAATCTGGTAAGATTCTCAACAATTAAACAAAGTAGAACTTGACTAAATAAAAATATTTCTACCAAGTCACAGATTGATAACATTTGCATGCTGGGTTCCAAGAGCAAATCCTGCTGCCAGTGTGAGACAGCTGAATTAGGAAGATAATTGGTTTGTTTGGAGCCAAGATGAGAGGCAAAAAACATGCACAATATCAAAAGGAACAAAATCTTTGTGTCCTTCACTCATTCTAAAAGAAAGCATcacatcctgtatttacacattgaTTCACAGATAGGTTGAACAACAGCAATCGGTCATGTATGGCAGTAAGCCACTGTCTCAAACTCTTACAGTTCGAACAAAAGCAAAAGTAGGTTGCATGGTATCAGGATGTCCAAAAATGTTTATAAGAATTGAAGTATTGCATTAAGGTATGCATGCTAGGCGCAAAGGATCAAGGGTCAAAGCAGTAGGAGAAATGAAAGTTCACATTTTGGGATTCAAAGTTATGGAATGGACTAAGTCTGAACATCGAGTGACTATTACTGTTAATATTGTGTATGGTTTCACACTCCAGTCTGCATTTTATTCCTTTGAGTAATTCTAACTGGTACTTCAAGGTTTGATTGGCTCCAACAAGCATTTTCTAAAGTTGGTTAGCTCTAACATGTATTTTCTAGATTTGATTGGCTCTAAAATGTACCTCCTTGCTCAGATCGGCTctagcataagaccataagagacaggaacagaattaggccatttagcccatcgagtccactctgccattccatcatggctgatcccagatcccactcaaccccatatatctGACTTCTCATCACATCttttgatgccttgaccaatcagaaactatcaacttccgcattaaatatactcacagacttggcctccaccactgtctgtggcagagcattccacagattcactacgctatggctaaaaaaaatcctccttacctctattctaaaaggtcgcccctcaatattgagactgtgccttctagttctggatatctccatcatatgaaacatcctctccacatccaccttatctagtcctttcaacattttcaacattcagcaggtttcaatgagatccacctgcattcttctaaattccagtgagtacaggctcaaagttgccaaatgctcctcatatgttaaccccttcattcccaaaatcatcctcgtgaacctcctgtggGTTACAGTATCTCAAATGACAAATTCTgaaatatggagcccaaaactgttgactgtaccccaagtgtggcctgactagtgtcttataaagcttcagcattatctccttgcttttatattctattacccttgaaataaatgccaacattgcatttgccttccttgccacagactcaacctgtaaattaaacttctgggagtcttgcatgaggacttctaagtccctttgcacctctgatgtttaaatTTGTTCCCCGTTTAGATAATAGtttgcactattattccttttaccaaaatgcatcatcatacatttccATCTTCcagttttttgcccattcttccaatttgtctaagtcctataaaaccataagatataggaacagaagtaggccatttggcccattgagtttgctctgccattcaatcatgggctgatccatttcttaaagtcatccccactcccctgcctaatgaagaacctatctatctctgccttaaaagtacccaatgactggcctccacagctgctcgtggcaacaaattccacagatttaccaccctctaactaaagtaatttctccacatctctgttctaaatggatgtccttcaatcctgaagtcgtgccctcttgtcctagactcccccaccatgggaaatactttgccatatctaatctgttcaggccttttaactttcagattcaggccttttaacaagtcctgctgcaatcacgttGCTTCCTCGGCACTAGCTACcgcttcacctatcttcatatcatccataaactttgccacaaagtcatcaatcccattatctaaatcattgatcaacaatgtgaaaagtaatgtcctaatactgacccctgaggaacaccactagtcactgacagccaaccagaaaaggccccatttcTTTCCACTCATGTCAATCATTtctctatctatgccagtatctttcctgtaacgccacaggattttatcatgttaagcagcctcatgtgtggcaccttatcaaatgtctttagaaaattcaagtaaattaCTTTGTCTTATTTTACCATTAgcatccaagtaccctgaaacctcatccttaataatagactctgaCACCTTTCCAGCCACTGACGTTagggtaactggcctataatttcctttcttttgccttcctcccttgttaaagagtggattgacatttgcaatcttccagtcctctgggaccgtgccagaataaaatgattcttgaaaggttaTGACCactgcatccattatctcttcagcaaccttcctcaggattctgggatggagtccatctggtccagatgacttatccaccttaagacctttcagtttgcctaacactttttcctttgtaatagcaatggcactcactcctgcttcctgacagTCACAGTCTTCTGGCACacagctaatgtcttccacagtaaagacagatacaaagtacccattaagttcatctgccatttctttgtctcccattactacctcaccagcatcattttccagtggtccaatatcaatctcacctcccttttactctttatataacagaaaaaaacttttagtatcctgctttatattattggctagtttgcccttatattttgtcttttcccttcttattgcTTTTTTGTTGTTGCCTTTGGTTGGATTTTAAATGCTTCACAATCATCCAAATTCCCACCCATTTTTGCAaccttatatgtcctttcctcGGCTTTTAAGCAGTCGTTAAAttccctcgtcagccacggttgcctacccctgccatcagAGAACTAtagtgggacatatctatcctgcgccttgtgagctCTTCCCAGAAACCTTAGCCACCTCTGCTcttctgtcatccctgccagcatcctaCTCCAATCCACCTGGATACGGTCCTCATtcaggcctctgtaattccctttattccatcatGATACtaatacatgtgacttgtgcttcttcctctcaaactgcagtatgaattcaatcatattacgaCCACTGCCTCCtatgggttcctttactttaactCCCTAATAAGaactgggttattacacaacccCCTCTCTAAGTTggtctttccctgagtaggctcaagcacaagctgctctaaaaagccatctcgcaggcattcaacaatttccctctcttgcaatccgacaccaaccagattttcccaatccccttgcatactgaagtcccccattacaattgtgacattacccttaatacatgccctttccagctccctttgtaatctcaaccccacattttgGCTAACATATGGAGGCCTATATGTGATTCCCATTATGtttttttaaccttgcagtttcttaactccatctgtaaagattcaacattccctaaccctatgtcacctctttgtaaagatgtaattccatctcttaccaacagagccacacaatcACCTATGCCATGCCTGcccgtcctttcgatacaaagtattgTACTTCCTAGATTTGATTGACTCTAACAGGTACCTCCTAAGTATGATTTTCCTCAGCTGTGCTGGCTCTGGTTACTGCTGCCAGATGAGTCCCCAGATGATGACTTTTGCTTGCAGTACCTGATGCTTCCTTTCAACACTGGTGAAAGATACAAATATTTTGTTTTTCCTGTAGGTACTTTGATACTTAGGGTTGTCATCTTGGCTCCACACAGGCCAATTCCGCTCCCTCACACAAATATTTAACAGCAAAACTTCCTTTTCAAAACCCAAGATATAAATGTTCAGTAGTAATTCATAACTTGGAAAAAAACTTTTCTGCTCTGACTTTGGTCAAAAGTTTTTAATTGTCGGAAATATGACTGAATTCTCTTATTCTCACGACCTTCAAGCTGGTGGAAAATAGTGGAACATTTTGGGTATAgcgggctatggtcctggtgcaggctgatgggagtaagcagtttaaatggtttcagcatggactagatgggctgaatggcctgtttctgtgctgtacttctctatgactctatgcaccAACTTTTTTTGTAATAATCTCAGAATTGAGTTCTACATAACAGCTGCAATGACATATATTCACAGAGTATTGCCAACCGATTAAAAACAGGAGAAATGCATCATAAAGTTGAAAATGTCCCAGTGCACTTTCCATCCACTGAACTGTTATTGTTGTGATGCGGGAATCACAGCAGCCAATTTGCATTAAGCAAGACCTGCCAAGATAGTATAATGACCAGGAAATCTTTTAAAGTACTACTAATTGATGGATAAATATTGATTGGAGCCTCAGAGATAACGCCCTTCATCTTCTTTGAAAAAGTGCCATAAGAACATTTACACCCATCCATTAGAATTGATTTGGTGCATCTTCTGTAAGGTAACATCCTCTGCAATATTCTCTACTGGAGTATCAGTCTAGAGTTGTGTCTTTGGAATGAGATCGGAGTCCTTCAATAAAAATGAAATACCTTGCAAATGCAGTGAATCTGAATCTTAaaccagcaaatgctggaaacactcaggacagtaatgctgcctgacctgctgagtctcagAGAACAGAACATagtagaggttcccaaccttttttataccatggactaaGACCAGTAAGCAAGGTGTCCATGGACCCCATGCTGGGAACCCCTGATACAGTGTTGCCGGAATTGTTTTTAATTAAATGAGTAACACTCAGTTTGATAATAGCTTGCTTTACTATGTTATTACTTTCTAGTTATTCCATTTTGCActtataattttaaaataattaaaaggtACCTTGTCACCACCAAATCTCCTTAGATACATGTAAGGCCATTCAAATACTACTTGCTCGGTGCTGATACTTTTTAAAATCAGTGCATCTTTGTCTGCCTTGAGAAGATACATTCCTTTGAGGTCACATCTGTCTGAAGCATCTGTACTTCTTATTGAAACTTTATATTCGGacactgaaaattaaaaaaaaaatagtatCAGTAATTTCATCTGGAGCTTCACAAGCAATGTGAATTATAAACCGTTGCTAGAGGCGAGTTTCTGACCCTTACCATcatcttcatctcatattctcaatatttattgttttttttttctttttgtatttgcacagattgttgttttttgcacattggctgtttgtccatcctgttgggagcggtctttcactgatcatattgtgtttcttgtatttactatgaattcccacaagaaaacaaatctcggttgtatatagtgatgtatatgtactttgataataaatttactttgaactttaaacattaCCCTACCAGGAACACGGGTAGCAGGACAAGGATGAAGAATAATTCTATTTAATGGAGAAGGAGATTGCCTTCTCAAGTTGCTATGCATGGTTCAGTGGACCTAGATCTTTATAACGCTCCATTTCAAAGAAAAATGTTTTAACAACATGATAGACTGTTTAAGTCACAGGATGATAACCCAACAGCATCTTCAACATGTCAGCAACTGTGCAGGAATCCACAACCACATATGTACATCActgatgggtgaaactggaagCTTGTATGTATCCTTCATATGTTGTTAGCACCAGGGTCATCTGTTTTCCACCCCTCACTGCTTATGTCACGTAAATGATCTTAGATACTCTCCTAAATTAATGTGATTAATGCGTTGCTCTGGTCTCCGGCATTACTGCAGAAACAATGTTTATGGAGAAGTATTTCAAGAAAACTGGAAGTAGTACTTAGGCCTAATGTTAAACTTGTAGGGTCTGACATAGCTGAATCACCTTAAAGCTAGTCATTGaattgtagcaacacacacaaaatgccggaggaactcagcaggccaggcagcatctttggaaaagagtacagttgacgattTGGACCCTGCTGgaaggtctcggcctggaacatcgactgtactcttttccacgctgcctggcctgctgagtttctctggcattttgtgtgtgttgttcagatttccagcatctgcagatgttccctTGTTTGTCATTGAATTGTAGTATGACCTGGAGAGGAGACAGACCACTGATAAAGCAGTGGTAGGACTATCTGAATAGTTTGCTTTGCACATTGTAGAAAGGAGCTGGATCAGATCTTGTCTTATATGACTGATGATGGAAACACTTATGGGGTAGATTAAGAGGATATGCATAAACATACGTCATCCACCAGACATAATGTTCCTGCTATCATTGACAATGCAGATAAAGGCCTTCAGGAGGATAGTTCGAATGCTAACAGCAGCATCAAGTAACACAAACTGTTCAGAGAGCGAAGAAAAAGCATCTTGTGGTAGGGATTCAATACTCAGAGGTGAAAGAAGCATGCTTTAAAAGCAGGGAAGAGTCCTTCATtaggaagcatcaggaacaaaggtgatgaactgagagcttggatacatacatggaattatgatgtagtggccatcacagagacttggctggcaccagggcaggaatggattctcaatatttctggatttcagtgctttaaaagggatagagagggcagaaaaaggggaggaggggtggcattactggtcagggatactattacagctacagaaagggtgggtaatgtagcaggatcctcttttgagtcagtatgggtagaagtcaggaacaggaagggagcagttactctactgggggtattctataggccccctggtagcagcagagatacagaggagcagatattggaaaggtgcaaaaataacagggttgttatcatgggtgactttaacttccctaatattgattggcacctgattagttccaagggtttagatggggcagaatttgttaagtgtgtccaggacggattcctgtcacagtatgtggacaggccgaccagggggaatgccatactatatctagtactaggtaatgaaccgggtcaggtcacagatctctcagtgggtgagcatctgggggacagtgaccaccgctccctggcctttataattatcatggaaaaggatagaaatcaaagaggacaggaaaatttttaattggggaaaggcaaattatgaggctataaggctagaacttgcgggtgtgaattgggatgatgtttttgcagggaaatgtactctgGACatctggtcgatgtttagagatctcttgcgggatgtaagggataaatttgtcctggtgaggaagataaagaatggtagggtgaaggaaccatgggtgacaagtgaggtggaaaaaggcagcatacatgaggtttaggaagcaaggatcagatgggtctattgaggaatatagggaagcaggaaaggagcttaagaaggggctgagaagagcaagaagggggcatgagaaggtcttggcgagtagggtaaaggaaaaccccaaggcattcttcaattatgtgaagaaaaaaaggatgacaggagtgaaggtaggaccgattagagataaaggtgggaagatgttcctggaggctgtggaagtgagcgaggtcctcaatgaatacttctcttcggtattcaccaatgagagggaacttgatgatggtgaagacaatatgagtgaggttgatgttctggagcatgttgatattaagggagaggaggtgttggagttgttaaaatacattaggacagataagttcctggggcctgacggaatattcccccggctgctccacgaggcgagagaagagattgctgagcctctggctaggatctttatgtcctcgttgtccacgggaatggtaccggaggattggagggaggcgaatgttgttcccttgttcaaaaaaggtagtagggatagtccgggtaattatagaccagtgagccttacgtctgtggtgggaaagctgttggaaaagattcttagagataggatctataggcatttagagaatcatggtctgatcagggacagtcagcatggctttgtgaagggcagatcgtgtctaacaagcctgatagagttctttgaggaggtgaccaggcatatagatgagggtagtgcagtggatgtgatctatatggattttagtaaggcatttgacaaggttccacacggtaggcttattcagaaagttagaaggtttgggatccagggaagtttggccaggtggattcagaattggcttgcctgcagaaggcagagggtggtggtggagggagtacattcagattgaaggattgtgactagtggtgtcccacaaggatctgttctgggacctcgacttttcgtgatttttattaacgacctggatgtgggggtagaagggtgggttggcaagtttgcagacgacacaaaggttggtggtgttgcagatagtgtagaggattgtcaaagattgcagagagacatcgataggacgcagaagtgggttgagaagtgacagatggagttcaacccagagaagtgtgaggtgggacactttggaaggacaaactccaaagcagattACAAagtaatggcaggatacttggtagtgtggaggagcagagggacctcagggtacatgtccacagatccctgaaagttgcctcacaggtggatagggtagttaagaaagcttatggggtgttagctttcataagtcgagggatagagtttaagagtcgcgctgtaatgatgcagccctataaaactctggttaggccacacttggagtattgtgtccagttctggtcacttcactataggaaggatgtggaagcattggacagggtacagaggagatttaccaggatgctgcctggtttagaaagtatgcattatgatcagagattaagggagctagggctttactcttttgagagaaggaggatgagaggagacatgatagaggtgtacaagataataagaggaatagatagagtggatagccagcgcctgttccccagggcaccactgctcaatacaagaggacatggctttaaggtaaggggtgagaagttcaagggggatattagaggaaggttttttactcagagagtggttggtgcgtggaatgcactgcctgagtcagtggtggaggcagatacactagtgaagtttaagagactactagacaggtatatggaggaatctaaggtggggcttatatgggaggcagggtttgagggtcggcataacattgtgggccgaagggcctgtactgtgctgtactattctatgttctgttatATGTAGACTACAATATCAGGGTGGAGGatctttcaaatttgaaaagataTTGCAGAGGAAGTGAGAAGATGTTATTATTGCTATTAAGATTTTAAGTTTTAAACGAACTTTGAAAATTTGTGGGAGATC
This window encodes:
- the LOC140185837 gene encoding uncharacterized protein; this translates as MEATVKEGLIYMQQNKFRKKWKRVWLFLYSQSNQSVARLEYFEFKEGSFLSEKHITRRMDRKLIRMSDCVRIFEATEQASKDSSAFSVETTSKLYTFLTGKSDCAEWMQKLSEIAFQPSQEDSNRIAMRMKENELYSSHEAVSEYKVSIRSTDASDRCDLKGMYLLKADKDALILKSISTEQVVFEWPYMYLRRFGGDKGIFSIESGRRCKSGPGKFEFETNQGKQIFASVNTAVSNRKSNNEEQCNSDPSESYNLLAVDSATHRPYSGCAQEHAAINKSQLSKRLSSAISDISEGMQSLCCDASPDYWTRSPLSKSPVRFQYSFPSPPLLASHSEGTAKLSADTLENRTTLNSETNPGGIHLTLPLELPSCNTSIPRQVGRQQNSVTSHRGAIQPNHISGSFVMLPSKVRSSNNENSFVEKNIPSIISTEHSDSLYDTVYSGPNMSNSKNVLHQQTSCNRNEHVYEVNDDSSLYEEAKELSEAWKIQGRLHDFGYEYPYDPSADDYAVPKQAVQEPPLRPSKNSSSPKGRVQKSDYVNVESILCNR